The following proteins are co-located in the Conyzicola lurida genome:
- the uvrB gene encoding excinuclease ABC subunit UvrB has product MEPTRAVRPFEVVSEYVPSGDQPTAIRELAGRVNAGETDVVLLGATGTGKSATTAWLIEQVQRPTLVLAHNKTLAAQLANEFRELMPNNAVEYFVSYYDYYQPEAYVPQTDTFIEKDSSINAEVERLRHSTTNSLLSRRDVVVVSTVSCIYGLGTPEGYLEAMVALQVGQQIPRETLIRKFVSMQYQRNDVDFSRGNFRVRGDTIEIIPMYEELAIRIEMFGDEIEALYSLHPLTGDIVKKLDAVSVFPGSHYVAGTDVMHRAIGTIKEELAMRLAELEKQGKLLEAQRLRMRTTFDLEMMEQIGFCNGIENYSAHIDGRMPGEAPHCLIDYFPDDFLVVIDESHVTVPQIGAMYEGDASRKRTLVEHGFRLPSALDNRPLKWPEFLDRVGQRVYLSATPGKYELGITDSVVEQIIRPTGLLDPQIVIKPTKGQIDDLLEQIKVRVERNERVLVTTLTKKMSEELTEFLGEAGVRVRYLHSDVDTLRRVELLTELRQGVYDVLVGINLLREGLDLPEVSLVAILDADKEGFLRSSTSLIQTIGRAARNVSGEVHMYADVLTDSMKRAIEETDRRREKQIAYNLEKGVDPQPLRKKIADITDALERENADTAALLSGRGDGRKKSPTPNLRQHGKAAAGANELEAIIRDLNDQMLLAAGELKFELAGRLRDEVSDLKKELRQMEAAGHLS; this is encoded by the coding sequence ATGGAACCCACGCGCGCCGTCCGCCCCTTTGAGGTTGTCAGCGAGTACGTCCCGAGCGGCGATCAGCCCACCGCGATCCGGGAGCTCGCGGGCCGTGTGAACGCCGGCGAGACCGACGTCGTGCTGCTCGGTGCGACCGGTACCGGCAAATCCGCGACGACGGCCTGGCTCATCGAGCAGGTCCAGCGGCCCACCCTCGTACTCGCGCACAACAAGACCCTCGCGGCCCAGCTCGCCAACGAGTTCCGCGAGCTGATGCCCAACAATGCCGTCGAGTACTTCGTCTCGTACTACGACTACTACCAGCCAGAGGCCTACGTGCCGCAGACCGACACCTTCATCGAGAAGGACTCGTCGATCAACGCCGAGGTCGAGCGTCTGCGCCACTCGACCACCAACTCGCTGCTCAGCCGACGCGACGTGGTCGTGGTGTCGACCGTGTCCTGCATCTACGGCCTCGGCACGCCCGAGGGCTACCTCGAGGCGATGGTCGCCCTGCAGGTGGGCCAGCAGATCCCGCGCGAGACTCTCATCCGCAAGTTCGTGTCGATGCAGTACCAGCGCAACGACGTCGATTTCTCCCGAGGCAACTTCCGCGTGCGCGGCGACACCATCGAGATCATCCCGATGTACGAAGAACTCGCGATCCGCATCGAGATGTTCGGTGACGAGATCGAGGCGCTCTACTCGCTCCACCCGCTCACCGGCGACATCGTCAAGAAGCTCGACGCCGTTTCGGTGTTCCCCGGATCGCACTACGTGGCCGGTACCGACGTTATGCACCGCGCCATCGGCACGATCAAAGAAGAGCTGGCCATGCGGCTCGCCGAGCTGGAGAAGCAGGGCAAGCTGCTCGAGGCACAGCGTCTGCGCATGCGCACCACCTTCGACCTCGAGATGATGGAGCAGATCGGCTTCTGCAACGGCATCGAGAACTACTCGGCGCACATCGACGGACGCATGCCCGGCGAAGCGCCGCACTGCCTCATCGACTACTTCCCCGACGACTTCCTCGTCGTCATCGACGAGTCGCACGTCACCGTTCCGCAGATCGGCGCGATGTACGAGGGTGACGCCAGCCGCAAGCGCACGCTCGTCGAGCACGGGTTCCGCCTGCCGAGCGCGCTCGACAACCGCCCGCTCAAGTGGCCCGAGTTCCTCGACCGGGTCGGCCAGCGCGTCTACCTGTCGGCGACCCCCGGCAAGTACGAGCTGGGCATCACCGACTCCGTCGTCGAGCAGATCATCCGCCCGACCGGCCTTCTCGACCCGCAGATCGTCATCAAGCCGACCAAGGGCCAGATCGACGACCTGCTCGAGCAGATCAAGGTGCGCGTCGAGCGCAACGAGCGCGTGCTGGTGACGACCCTCACCAAGAAGATGTCCGAGGAGCTCACCGAGTTCCTCGGCGAGGCGGGCGTGCGCGTGCGTTACCTGCACTCCGACGTCGACACCCTGCGCCGCGTCGAGCTGCTCACCGAACTGCGCCAGGGCGTCTACGACGTGCTGGTCGGCATCAACCTGCTGCGTGAGGGCCTCGACCTTCCCGAGGTGTCGCTCGTCGCGATCCTCGACGCCGACAAAGAGGGCTTCCTCCGGTCGTCGACGTCGCTCATCCAGACGATCGGTCGCGCGGCGCGCAACGTCTCGGGCGAGGTACACATGTACGCCGACGTGCTCACCGACTCGATGAAGCGCGCGATCGAGGAGACCGACCGCCGCCGTGAGAAGCAGATCGCCTACAACCTCGAAAAGGGCGTCGATCCGCAGCCGCTGCGCAAGAAGATCGCCGACATCACCGACGCGCTCGAGCGCGAGAACGCCGACACCGCGGCGCTGCTCTCCGGCCGCGGCGACGGCCGCAAGAAGTCGCCCACGCCGAACCTACGCCAGCACGGCAAGGCCGCGGCGGGGGCGAACGAGCTCGAGGCGATCATCCGCGACCTCAACGACCAGATGTTGCTCGCAGCCGGAGAACTCAAGTTCGAGCTCGCCGGCCGGCTGCGCGACGAGGTGTCCGATCTGAAGAAGGAACTGCGGCAGATGGAAGCCGCGGGCCACCTCTCGTAG
- the coaE gene encoding dephospho-CoA kinase codes for MYLIGLTGGIASGKSAVASRLGELGAVVVDADKLAREVVEPGTPGLAAIAERFGPAVIAPDGALDRAALGAVIFSDPGERLALNAITHPAVWRRARELFEAAERADPDAVVVYDVPLLAEAAADRPITFDLVVVVDASSATRLDRLVSIRGLTPEEAGHRINSQASDAERLAMADVVIDSNGTLQQTLDQADALYERVRGTVQRNVGGRA; via the coding sequence ATGTATCTGATCGGTCTCACCGGGGGAATCGCGTCCGGAAAATCCGCGGTGGCCAGTCGTCTCGGCGAGCTCGGAGCGGTGGTGGTGGATGCCGACAAACTGGCGCGCGAGGTCGTCGAGCCGGGAACGCCGGGGCTCGCGGCCATCGCAGAACGGTTCGGCCCCGCGGTCATCGCGCCCGACGGAGCTCTCGACCGAGCGGCCCTCGGCGCCGTGATCTTCTCCGACCCGGGGGAGCGGCTCGCCCTCAACGCGATCACGCACCCCGCGGTGTGGCGGCGGGCACGCGAGCTGTTCGAGGCCGCCGAGCGCGCAGACCCGGACGCGGTCGTCGTCTACGACGTGCCGCTGCTCGCCGAGGCCGCCGCCGACCGCCCGATCACCTTCGACCTCGTGGTGGTGGTGGACGCGTCATCCGCCACCCGGCTCGACCGGCTGGTCTCGATCAGGGGACTGACTCCCGAGGAAGCCGGCCACCGCATCAACTCGCAGGCCAGCGATGCCGAACGGCTCGCGATGGCCGATGTCGTGATCGACAGCAACGGCACCCTGCAGCAGACGCTCGACCAGGCCGACGCCCTGTACGAGCGGGTGCGGGGCACCGTCCAGCGCAATGTCGGTGGCCGAGCCTAA